From the Gramella sp. Hel_I_59 genome, one window contains:
- a CDS encoding helix-turn-helix transcriptional regulator — MEAIVHIGKLIQQRRDHMRITQEQLAEMADIGIITLYKIETGQANPTLKSLQKITDVLGLEITLQVKKI, encoded by the coding sequence ATGGAAGCAATCGTACACATCGGAAAGCTTATTCAACAACGACGTGATCACATGCGTATCACTCAGGAACAATTAGCCGAGATGGCCGATATTGGGATCATTACTTTGTATAAGATCGAGACCGGACAGGCCAATCCTACCTTAAAATCCCTGCAAAAGATCACTGATGTATTAGGTCTAGAGATTACCCTTCAGGTTAAAAAAATATAG
- a CDS encoding TonB-dependent receptor — translation MKLFWIGLILSLFTFNLFAQNANDYRLSGTVKNRTGDALDGAYVKINGKYFWTSKEGEYNTKLKSGNYEVHVSMVGYRDFDTIIDLDENLILSLSLAESVTGLDEVLLEGHVHKKTSQQVVYVDNDYLEKQFNGSLASSLERIPGFNAMQIGSGASKPIIRGLGLNRVAVAENGIKQKGQQWGADHGLEIDALNVENLEIVKGVGSIAYGSDAIGGVVRINNNSIPSEGFSGSIYSFAQSVNNSLGTSAKLAYSENDWFFKAKFTGISFGDYSLPTEEISYLNFNIPIFDEKLKNTAGKELDWYAQAGIVEDDFSTTISISKVYQKSGFFPGSHGIPDISRVQPDGDLRNIEEPFQRVTHFKVINNTKFFYENGQLDLDLSYQKNHRQEWSLFHTHYGGQEPPEVDPNLELDFNLKTYTTRAIYHHSFNRQNETQLGVDLNWKDNEISGFNFLLPEYQAGNYAIFGIHEYEPSARNLWTLGLRFDYGTIDMQSNYDPNLYEFLIRNGQTEQLANSYAQRSEGVKRNFSSFNARMGWDHTFDESWSSKINLGTAFRLPTAIELGANGIHHGSFRHEQGDPDLKPEQGFMADLNLNYSKNSWNISLSPYAYFFNNYIFLRPTGTFSVLPHSGQLFQYTQFEALLSGIEVAIIKEIGRWHFNLAGEYLHNRQLTSDKSRNFPLPFTPANNLFTEVGYELFLDSEIFNFSEISINNRLVMEQDRIAQGELVTPGYSLWGLEWQNEINLNGFRANINFRVDNFLNEQYFNHTSFYRRLQIPEMGRNIQLNIKIPFGS, via the coding sequence ATGAAACTTTTCTGGATAGGATTGATCTTATCCCTGTTTACTTTCAACTTGTTTGCTCAGAATGCCAATGATTATAGGCTTTCTGGTACAGTTAAGAATAGAACAGGGGATGCGTTGGATGGCGCTTACGTTAAAATTAACGGAAAGTACTTCTGGACTTCGAAAGAGGGGGAGTACAATACAAAATTAAAGAGCGGTAACTATGAAGTCCATGTTTCTATGGTCGGTTACAGGGATTTTGATACTATTATAGATCTGGACGAGAATCTCATTCTTAGTTTGAGTTTAGCTGAATCTGTTACTGGCCTTGATGAAGTTTTATTAGAAGGTCACGTGCATAAAAAGACCAGTCAGCAGGTTGTATATGTAGATAATGATTATCTCGAGAAGCAATTTAATGGTTCTTTAGCCTCGAGCCTTGAAAGAATACCTGGATTTAATGCTATGCAAATAGGTTCAGGGGCATCCAAGCCTATCATTCGTGGTTTAGGCCTTAACCGCGTTGCAGTGGCAGAAAACGGAATTAAACAGAAAGGTCAGCAATGGGGAGCAGATCACGGTCTTGAGATCGACGCGTTGAATGTGGAAAACCTGGAGATCGTAAAAGGCGTAGGTTCTATTGCCTACGGAAGTGATGCGATTGGCGGAGTAGTTCGAATCAATAACAACTCAATTCCTTCGGAAGGTTTCTCAGGAAGCATTTACAGTTTTGCTCAAAGTGTAAATAATAGCCTTGGAACTTCAGCGAAACTAGCCTATTCTGAAAACGATTGGTTTTTCAAAGCCAAGTTTACGGGAATATCCTTCGGAGACTATAGTCTTCCTACGGAAGAGATTTCATATCTTAATTTCAACATTCCGATATTTGATGAGAAGCTGAAGAATACTGCAGGAAAAGAGCTGGATTGGTATGCACAGGCCGGAATTGTCGAAGATGATTTTTCAACTACGATAAGTATTAGCAAAGTGTATCAAAAATCAGGTTTTTTTCCCGGTTCTCACGGAATTCCTGATATAAGCCGCGTTCAACCTGATGGAGATCTAAGAAATATTGAAGAACCTTTTCAACGTGTAACCCATTTCAAAGTCATCAACAACACAAAGTTTTTCTATGAAAATGGTCAGTTGGATTTGGATCTTTCCTACCAGAAAAACCACAGGCAGGAATGGAGCTTATTCCATACGCATTATGGCGGACAGGAACCTCCAGAAGTTGATCCAAATCTTGAACTGGATTTTAACCTGAAAACTTATACAACCAGAGCCATTTATCATCATAGCTTTAATCGTCAAAATGAGACGCAGTTGGGAGTTGATCTAAACTGGAAGGATAATGAAATTAGTGGGTTTAATTTTCTGTTACCGGAGTATCAAGCCGGGAATTACGCCATTTTCGGTATTCATGAATACGAACCTTCTGCCCGCAATCTATGGACTTTAGGTCTCAGGTTCGATTACGGAACAATCGATATGCAAAGCAATTATGACCCGAACCTTTATGAATTTCTGATAAGAAATGGTCAAACTGAACAACTTGCGAATTCTTACGCTCAACGTAGTGAAGGAGTCAAACGGAATTTTAGCAGTTTTAACGCTAGAATGGGTTGGGATCATACTTTCGATGAAAGTTGGAGCTCAAAAATAAACCTTGGTACAGCCTTTCGTTTACCTACGGCCATCGAGCTTGGAGCCAATGGAATCCACCACGGTTCTTTCAGGCATGAGCAGGGAGATCCAGATCTTAAACCGGAACAAGGTTTTATGGCCGATTTAAACCTTAATTATTCTAAAAATTCCTGGAATATCAGTTTGAGTCCGTATGCCTATTTCTTCAATAATTATATCTTCTTAAGACCAACTGGAACATTTTCCGTTCTTCCTCATTCAGGACAGTTATTTCAATATACCCAATTTGAAGCGTTGCTTAGCGGAATAGAAGTAGCCATCATCAAAGAGATTGGTCGCTGGCATTTCAACCTGGCTGGAGAATATTTACATAATAGGCAACTAACTTCAGATAAATCCAGAAATTTTCCGCTTCCATTTACACCGGCAAATAATCTTTTTACCGAAGTAGGTTACGAGTTATTCCTGGATTCAGAAATTTTTAATTTTTCTGAGATCAGCATCAATAACAGACTGGTCATGGAACAGGATCGCATTGCTCAAGGTGAGCTGGTCACTCCAGGTTATTCTCTTTGGGGACTGGAATGGCAGAATGAGATAAATTTGAATGGTTTTAGAGCTAATATTAATTTTAGAGTAGACAATTTTTTAAACGAACAGTATTTCAATCATACCAGTTTCTACAGAAGACTCCAGATTCCAGAAATGGGTAGAAATATTCAGCTGAACATTAAAATACCGTTTGGCAGTTAA
- a CDS encoding site-specific integrase, producing the protein MKINLRKKKLATGKYSLYIDYYKGKILDENGKSKNNREFEYLKEYLIIHPKSAFEKKQNEETLLRAEQILSIRRAEYAQGKYGIKDRSKDKLLFLTYYDKLKEERYESKGNYDNWDAAQNHIEDYCKKRNIIFEDIDEDFVLGFKKHLNKTARTKSNTPLSQNSKYTYYNKFKAALRNAFDDGYISRNFASTVKGFAQGETSREYLTHIELQALAKAKCKHQVLKNAFLFSCLTGLRWSDINKLNWSEVRDEDEGFRLIFRQKKTSGQEYQYISDQARNLLGKKRKGSDRVFQGLKYGAHFNAEILRWCMRADITKHITFHSARHTHAVLVLENGADIYTVSKVLGHKEIRTTQVYANIVDKKKKEAAYLIPELQMDYEF; encoded by the coding sequence ATAAAAATTAATCTTAGAAAAAAGAAATTAGCTACCGGCAAGTACAGTCTTTATATTGACTACTATAAGGGCAAAATCCTAGATGAGAACGGAAAATCAAAAAATAATAGGGAATTCGAATATTTAAAAGAATATCTCATTATCCATCCTAAAAGTGCCTTCGAAAAAAAGCAAAATGAAGAAACTCTTTTAAGAGCTGAACAGATTCTTTCCATTCGCCGGGCTGAATATGCCCAGGGGAAATATGGCATCAAAGATAGATCAAAGGATAAATTGTTGTTCCTTACTTATTACGACAAGTTAAAGGAAGAGCGTTATGAGAGTAAAGGCAATTATGACAATTGGGATGCTGCTCAAAATCATATTGAAGACTATTGTAAAAAAAGAAATATAATCTTTGAAGACATAGATGAAGATTTTGTTTTGGGATTCAAAAAACATTTGAATAAAACAGCCAGAACAAAATCAAACACTCCCCTATCTCAAAATTCAAAATATACCTATTATAATAAATTTAAAGCCGCCTTACGTAATGCCTTCGACGATGGCTATATCAGCAGAAATTTTGCCTCTACAGTAAAAGGATTTGCCCAAGGAGAAACTTCAAGAGAATATTTAACTCACATAGAATTACAGGCTTTGGCCAAAGCAAAATGCAAACATCAGGTTTTAAAAAATGCATTTCTATTTAGCTGTTTGACCGGTTTAAGATGGAGTGATATCAATAAGTTAAACTGGAGCGAGGTGCGTGATGAAGATGAAGGCTTTAGACTGATTTTTAGACAAAAAAAGACATCTGGGCAAGAATATCAATATATTTCGGATCAAGCCAGAAATTTATTAGGCAAAAAAAGGAAAGGAAGTGACAGAGTTTTCCAGGGTTTAAAATATGGAGCCCACTTTAATGCTGAAATTCTTAGATGGTGTATGCGAGCTGATATCACTAAGCATATAACCTTCCACAGTGCCAGACATACTCATGCTGTTCTTGTACTTGAAAATGGCGCAGATATTTATACTGTTTCAAAAGTGCTCGGCCATAAGGAAATAAGAACCACTCAGGTTTATGCTAATATTGTAGACAAAAAGAAAAAAGAAGCTGCCTATTTAATACCTGAGCTTCAGATGGATTATGAATTTTGA
- a CDS encoding T9SS type B sorting domain-containing protein has protein sequence MEKNSMLFIHRIDVNFLNSNPDVQLLEKFPTSNKVNYYNLPGIEDGITNVPSFGKVIYRELYPDIDLEFFTPKDRTKPVEYNFILRPGSNIEDIKMQFTGADVSLENNILEFRTRHGKMKEILPASWFGTDKNKIPVKINFIQITDSVFGFKMPQRYKGVDDTLTIDPTPVREWATYFGGEEDESYFIGDVKTDLDGNPIITGFSSSSSNIATTGPPESLFENMRFAFLAKFNPSGTLLWSSYNGGFQGAYFNSIAIDNSNNIICTGESSSKDNIATTNAHQTSLNDSENNENHGDGIIVKFNSAGIRLWGTYFGGETMDYLTSVITDEQDNIYTVGSTASHQNISTPGSFKEIGDAYVHGHWNGILAKFDKDGNRIWATFYAGEEINEVTLDKQGNVYFVGATYSFEEISTPGAYQENLNYDGMSWPDAFIAKFNSSGERIWGTYYGGTDYDFAQGIAIDSNNDVIISGDTRSATDIATPGAYKETKKFVAEWDSFLAKFDSSGQIIWSTFYGGNDTESWGYNKVDVDLNNNIFLLGDTNSSNGISTPDGFQSQWVEGSMDLYLTKFSEDGERIWGTYYGGNSSESSLNLDITDKGEIYLLGWTYSDTGISTPGAHQINHGGKRDAFLVKFKDCLSSFTTNAPSGVCEGEDLNLEASGAISYSWTGPNNFTSTKANPVISNASAINSGTYYLTLSSGNGCDDVREFEIFITPKPVIQQLTDLVACEGKFSTGIATGFDLSAVTQQVIGSQTNLIVSYLNGKGEEIEKDQLNNYINVIQGQETITVKVANELNPDCFDETSFNLFIEPIPDSFIVEDVTICDSNSDGIAETNLQKISEKLTVGNNNFKVTFFDANNNVISLSPSGIFTNSIPFREIITARMINISTECYSETSFNIIIGPAPVANPVEDLIGCDENADGISEYFDISQVANRVVQDQTGLELTYFSDDGTEILDFSSPYTNDQPFQQTVIVRVTNPETMCFSETTLTLKTSEAPEINTPITIYACDEGGGIANFSTATWTQQIVGNQTGLKISWYDSNGNALSNPLPEFYHNKVAQSETLTVKVEDELNPLCSSETQLHLVVNKKQELNLQDIYSICGLEPSLKLKIPENFDMWEWTTEDGEVLSTTSEVVLEQESNYVLRVGTFQNGILCEETRVFKLTRSALPQIREINFREWSADNYIEIIASGEADLEYSIDGINYTDSNYFEDLTGGSYTVFARDKKGCGIASKEVTLLDYPKYFTPNNDGYNDLWQITGINQGTEVQIFIYDRYGKLLKQLSSISKGWDGTYNGKSMPADDYWFSAQLPNGKLYKNHFSLIR, from the coding sequence ATGGAAAAAAATTCAATGCTTTTCATTCATAGGATTGACGTTAACTTTCTAAATTCAAATCCAGATGTTCAACTGCTTGAGAAATTTCCTACCTCTAACAAGGTGAACTATTATAATTTACCAGGAATCGAGGACGGTATTACTAACGTACCCTCATTTGGTAAGGTTATTTATAGAGAGCTTTATCCAGATATCGACCTGGAATTTTTTACTCCAAAAGACAGGACAAAACCGGTGGAATATAATTTTATTCTTAGGCCGGGAAGCAATATTGAGGATATAAAAATGCAATTTACAGGTGCTGACGTTAGTCTAGAAAATAATATCCTCGAATTCAGAACAAGACACGGCAAGATGAAAGAGATCCTTCCAGCAAGTTGGTTTGGAACTGATAAGAATAAAATACCAGTAAAGATCAATTTTATTCAAATTACGGATTCTGTTTTTGGGTTTAAAATGCCTCAAAGATATAAAGGTGTAGACGACACTCTAACCATTGACCCTACCCCGGTAAGGGAATGGGCTACTTATTTTGGAGGAGAGGAAGATGAATCTTACTTCATAGGAGATGTCAAAACAGATTTAGACGGTAATCCTATTATTACTGGATTTAGTTCAAGCTCTTCTAACATTGCGACAACTGGTCCTCCGGAAAGCCTTTTTGAAAATATGAGATTCGCATTTCTTGCCAAATTTAATCCCTCAGGAACCCTTCTTTGGTCATCCTACAATGGAGGTTTTCAAGGTGCGTATTTTAATAGTATCGCCATAGATAATAGCAATAATATAATTTGCACAGGGGAATCATCAAGTAAAGATAATATTGCCACTACAAATGCCCATCAAACCTCATTGAACGATTCTGAAAACAATGAAAACCATGGTGATGGAATCATTGTAAAATTTAATTCAGCTGGAATTAGGTTATGGGGAACCTATTTTGGCGGAGAGACCATGGATTACCTGACTAGTGTGATCACCGATGAACAGGACAACATTTATACTGTAGGCTCTACCGCAAGTCATCAAAATATATCTACTCCAGGAAGTTTTAAAGAAATCGGTGATGCGTATGTTCACGGCCATTGGAATGGTATCCTTGCTAAATTTGATAAGGATGGAAATCGAATATGGGCTACTTTTTATGCAGGAGAAGAAATTAATGAAGTGACTCTGGACAAACAAGGGAATGTCTATTTTGTTGGTGCAACCTATTCATTTGAAGAGATTTCTACTCCTGGAGCCTATCAGGAAAATCTTAATTATGACGGAATGTCCTGGCCTGATGCATTCATTGCAAAATTTAATTCATCAGGTGAAAGAATCTGGGGTACCTACTATGGGGGTACAGATTATGATTTTGCACAGGGGATAGCAATAGATAGTAATAACGATGTAATAATCTCAGGGGATACACGTAGTGCCACAGATATAGCCACTCCCGGAGCTTATAAGGAAACAAAAAAGTTTGTTGCCGAATGGGACAGCTTTCTTGCAAAATTCGATTCTTCGGGCCAAATCATCTGGAGTACTTTTTATGGTGGAAATGATACTGAATCATGGGGCTACAACAAAGTAGATGTAGATTTGAATAATAACATTTTTTTACTGGGGGATACCAATAGTTCTAATGGTATTTCAACGCCTGATGGATTCCAATCTCAATGGGTGGAAGGCTCAATGGATTTATATCTTACGAAATTCAGCGAAGACGGAGAAAGAATTTGGGGAACCTACTATGGAGGAAATAGTTCCGAATCTTCGTTGAATTTAGACATCACAGATAAAGGAGAAATTTATCTATTAGGCTGGACTTATAGTGATACAGGTATTTCAACCCCCGGCGCACATCAAATTAATCACGGCGGGAAAAGAGATGCTTTTCTAGTAAAATTTAAAGATTGCTTATCTTCCTTTACCACTAATGCTCCCAGCGGAGTTTGCGAAGGAGAGGATTTAAATTTAGAAGCTTCTGGCGCAATATCTTACTCCTGGACCGGACCTAACAATTTTACAAGTACAAAGGCCAACCCTGTTATTTCGAATGCATCAGCAATTAATTCTGGTACCTACTATCTCACTCTTAGCTCCGGTAACGGATGTGATGATGTAAGAGAATTTGAAATTTTTATCACACCCAAACCAGTAATACAGCAACTGACTGATTTAGTTGCTTGTGAAGGAAAGTTTAGTACAGGAATTGCTACTGGTTTTGATCTTTCTGCTGTAACGCAACAAGTAATTGGAAGTCAGACGAATTTGATCGTTTCATATTTAAATGGTAAAGGTGAGGAAATCGAGAAAGATCAACTAAATAATTACATAAACGTTATTCAAGGGCAGGAGACCATAACCGTGAAAGTCGCTAACGAACTTAATCCAGATTGTTTTGACGAAACGAGTTTTAACCTCTTCATTGAACCTATACCAGATAGTTTTATCGTAGAAGATGTTACTATTTGTGACTCGAATAGTGATGGTATTGCTGAAACCAATCTCCAAAAAATTTCAGAGAAACTTACAGTGGGTAATAACAACTTTAAAGTAACTTTTTTTGATGCTAATAATAATGTTATTTCACTTTCACCTAGCGGAATATTCACTAATTCTATTCCCTTCAGAGAAATCATTACCGCACGAATGATAAATATCTCTACAGAATGTTATTCTGAAACAAGTTTTAATATCATTATTGGTCCGGCTCCAGTTGCTAATCCCGTTGAGGATCTAATAGGATGTGATGAGAATGCCGACGGAATTTCAGAGTATTTTGATATTTCTCAAGTGGCCAACAGAGTTGTTCAGGATCAAACCGGTCTAGAGTTAACATATTTTAGCGATGACGGAACTGAAATACTAGATTTTTCATCACCATACACTAATGATCAACCTTTTCAACAAACGGTAATTGTGCGGGTTACCAATCCGGAAACCATGTGTTTTTCTGAAACAACATTAACCTTAAAAACTTCGGAAGCACCAGAAATAAATACTCCCATCACAATTTACGCGTGTGATGAAGGAGGAGGAATTGCAAATTTTAGTACTGCAACTTGGACACAGCAGATCGTTGGAAACCAAACAGGATTAAAAATTTCTTGGTATGATAGCAATGGAAATGCCCTTTCTAATCCTCTTCCTGAGTTTTACCATAATAAAGTGGCTCAATCTGAAACATTAACGGTTAAAGTAGAAGATGAACTAAATCCTTTATGTTCTTCTGAAACGCAGCTTCACCTGGTTGTAAATAAAAAACAGGAATTAAATCTTCAGGATATATATAGCATTTGTGGCCTGGAACCTTCTCTGAAATTAAAAATTCCAGAAAATTTTGACATGTGGGAATGGACCACTGAGGATGGAGAAGTTCTTTCAACTACTTCTGAGGTTGTACTTGAGCAAGAAAGCAATTATGTTCTTAGAGTTGGAACTTTTCAAAATGGTATTTTATGCGAAGAAACCCGCGTTTTTAAGTTAACAAGGTCGGCATTACCTCAAATTAGAGAAATAAACTTCAGAGAGTGGTCGGCTGATAATTATATAGAAATTATTGCCAGTGGAGAAGCTGATCTGGAATATTCCATTGATGGGATCAATTACACTGATAGTAATTATTTCGAAGATCTTACAGGTGGATCATATACTGTTTTCGCTCGAGACAAAAAAGGTTGTGGAATAGCCTCAAAGGAGGTGACTTTATTAGATTACCCCAAATATTTCACGCCTAATAATGATGGATATAACGATTTATGGCAAATTACGGGTATTAACCAGGGCACTGAAGTCCAGATTTTCATCTACGACCGCTATGGAAAACTTCTTAAACAGCTCTCCTCTATCTCGAAAGGATGGGATGGAACCTATAATGGTAAATCTATGCCAGCAGATGATTATTGGTTTAGTGCTCAATTACCCAACGGAAAACTTTACAAAAATCACTTTAGTCTGATTCGTTGA
- a CDS encoding HipA domain-containing protein → MIPKLTHCPGTLAPGFETYSRTSLKRVFDGRKVSHILPYEAPNSDAPTDKLFEENQKRISISGVQEKFSVLLEKNKLRLIKKGERGTYILKPIPNSGKKRDQMPANEHLTMQIARQVYGIETAENALIFFKNGAPAYITNRFDVQADGSKKAKEDFASLAGKTPQTHGDHYKYGGNYLELFELMKKYLPAYRVETPKLFKLLLFNYLFSNGDAHLKNFAILETPMGDHRLSPAYDLLNTRIHIEDSDFALDSGLLPANLAQTHVAGQFKVLAEQVGLSSKQFNTIMASMLNGSDQVDTLTMTSFLDDKTKRYYLQAYKTRLKKLTKE, encoded by the coding sequence ATGATACCAAAACTTACGCATTGTCCCGGAACCCTGGCCCCAGGTTTTGAGACCTATAGCCGAACCAGCCTAAAACGGGTGTTCGATGGACGCAAGGTGTCCCACATCCTGCCTTATGAGGCCCCAAATTCAGACGCTCCTACGGATAAGTTATTTGAAGAGAATCAAAAGCGGATCTCCATATCTGGGGTCCAGGAGAAATTTTCAGTATTGCTGGAAAAGAACAAGCTACGCCTGATTAAAAAAGGAGAGCGGGGTACCTATATTCTAAAACCAATTCCTAATTCCGGAAAAAAAAGGGACCAGATGCCAGCCAATGAGCATTTGACTATGCAGATAGCGCGGCAGGTATACGGAATCGAGACCGCCGAAAATGCGCTCATCTTTTTTAAAAACGGCGCCCCGGCCTACATCACCAATCGATTTGATGTACAGGCGGATGGTAGCAAAAAGGCCAAAGAGGATTTTGCTTCACTAGCCGGTAAAACCCCACAGACCCATGGGGACCATTATAAATATGGAGGGAATTATCTGGAATTATTTGAACTGATGAAGAAATACCTTCCCGCCTACCGCGTGGAAACACCCAAATTATTTAAACTTCTATTATTCAATTATTTGTTTTCCAACGGAGATGCGCACCTGAAGAATTTTGCGATCTTGGAAACCCCTATGGGAGATCATCGATTAAGTCCTGCTTATGACCTGCTGAATACTCGCATTCATATTGAGGATAGTGATTTTGCATTGGATAGTGGTCTGCTACCGGCCAACCTGGCCCAAACCCATGTCGCCGGACAGTTTAAAGTCCTGGCCGAGCAGGTAGGCTTATCCTCGAAGCAGTTTAATACTATCATGGCTTCCATGCTCAACGGTTCCGATCAGGTAGACACCCTAACTATGACTTCCTTTTTAGATGATAAAACAAAAAGATACTATTTGCAGGCCTATAAGACCCGATTAAAAAAACTAACCAAAGAGTAA
- a CDS encoding DUF4625 domain-containing protein, with product MKHYFKILAVLLTVTAFTACSDDDDALDSQKPTIVMSEPEDGEAFEIGGELHFDIDLTDNDGLASYKVDIHNNFDGHTHSVVKQETEEPWSYQQTFQIDGNPTSFEAHEHIAILEGIAEGEYHLGVIVVDAAGNQEEAFVEIMLGHEGDHDHDDHDHDDDDHDDHDDE from the coding sequence ATGAAACATTATTTTAAAATTTTAGCCGTACTACTTACTGTAACCGCATTCACCGCATGTAGTGATGATGACGACGCTTTAGATAGTCAAAAACCAACAATTGTGATGAGTGAACCGGAAGATGGTGAAGCCTTCGAAATTGGCGGAGAGCTGCATTTTGATATCGACCTTACTGATAATGACGGTCTCGCTTCCTATAAAGTAGATATTCACAATAATTTTGATGGACATACGCACTCTGTTGTGAAGCAGGAAACAGAAGAGCCTTGGTCTTATCAGCAAACATTTCAAATTGATGGGAATCCAACAAGTTTCGAAGCTCACGAACACATCGCTATTCTTGAAGGAATTGCTGAAGGGGAATACCATTTAGGAGTCATAGTTGTAGATGCTGCCGGAAACCAGGAAGAAGCATTTGTAGAAATCATGCTAGGTCACGAAGGTGATCATGACCATGATGATCATGATCACGACGACGATGACCACGATGATCATGATGATGAATAA
- a CDS encoding HipA N-terminal domain-containing protein codes for MRQAAILYKGTEAGMLQQNDDGGFTFRYLDNWLADPDNPPISLTLPRSQQEYHSRYLFPFFYNMIPEGTNRQAVCKAERLDADDYFGILMSTARYDTVGAITVKKLKASV; via the coding sequence ATGAGACAAGCCGCTATTTTATATAAAGGAACAGAGGCCGGTATGCTCCAACAGAACGATGACGGCGGCTTTACTTTCCGCTATCTGGACAACTGGCTGGCCGATCCGGACAATCCCCCTATTAGTCTTACCCTACCCCGGTCCCAACAGGAATACCATTCCAGATATTTATTTCCATTCTTTTATAATATGATTCCGGAAGGAACGAATCGACAAGCTGTTTGCAAGGCAGAACGCCTGGATGCAGATGACTATTTTGGGATCCTGATGTCTACGGCCCGTTATGATACTGTTGGGGCCATCACCGTTAAAAAACTTAAAGCCTCCGTATGA